The Methanobacterium lacus genome includes a region encoding these proteins:
- a CDS encoding VOC family protein, with product MSRVIWFEIPADDPERAAKFYEDVFGWEIEKWEGPFDYWLIRTGSDEEPGIHGAIMTKDMGEVVRDTIAVDSYDEFSKKIEMQGGEMLTEKIEVPNMGYMGSFKDTEGNIFAIIESNMTETSTK from the coding sequence ATGTCTAGGGTTATATGGTTTGAAATACCTGCAGATGATCCTGAAAGGGCTGCAAAATTTTACGAAGATGTATTTGGTTGGGAAATTGAAAAATGGGAAGGACCTTTTGATTACTGGCTCATTCGAACGGGTTCTGATGAGGAACCCGGTATTCACGGTGCAATCATGACCAAGGATATGGGTGAGGTTGTGAGGGATACCATCGCAGTTGATTCCTACGATGAATTTTCAAAGAAGATTGAAATGCAAGGCGGGGAAATGCTCACAGAAAAAATTGAAGTACCCAACATGGGATACATGGGTTCCTTCAAAGACACAGAGGGCAACATCTTCGCTATCATTGAATCAAACATGACAGAAACATCCACTAAATAA
- a CDS encoding stage II sporulation protein M yields the protein MSMETDGTHDRNSYLNYFSGLYRRNKKLLMVSFSIYFLSVIAGIMLALFLSGPVSSYLTTMVQTDRQFLSEKGFNFLTIFSHNLFSLVLTFVGGITAVITVIFIIINGFVYGAFLGYVASNPVIGGQASSVGSLTPLKFIVYTVPHGIFEISGFIIAGAAGLRLSTIIIDIIRKDEESNYYYNQIKDALALFGIAVVLIFIAAIIETNVTLHIGNFIFQHL from the coding sequence ATGTCGATGGAAACAGATGGTACACATGATAGAAACAGTTATTTAAATTATTTTTCAGGATTGTACCGTAGAAACAAGAAGTTGTTGATGGTTTCATTTTCCATATATTTCCTATCAGTTATTGCAGGAATTATGTTGGCATTGTTCTTAAGTGGTCCTGTGAGTAGCTATTTAACCACCATGGTCCAAACTGACAGACAATTTTTGAGTGAAAAGGGGTTCAACTTCCTAACAATATTCTCACACAACCTCTTCAGTCTGGTTTTAACCTTTGTTGGCGGAATCACAGCTGTAATAACAGTTATCTTCATTATCATTAATGGATTTGTTTACGGTGCCTTCCTAGGATACGTGGCATCCAACCCTGTTATTGGAGGACAGGCAAGTAGTGTTGGTTCACTGACACCACTTAAATTTATTGTGTACACTGTGCCGCATGGAATATTTGAAATTTCGGGCTTTATAATTGCAGGTGCAGCTGGTCTGAGGTTGAGCACCATCATCATAGACATCATAAGAAAGGATGAGGAATCAAACTACTACTACAATCAGATTAAAGATGCTCTGGCCCTCTTTGGTATTGCCGTGGTATTAATATTTATTGCTGCCATAATAGAAACCAATGTAACCCTCCACATTGGAAACTTCATATTCCAGCACCTTTAA
- a CDS encoding SGNH/GDSL hydrolase family protein yields MIKRRRVLCFGDSITWGFNPMDQMRMNEDKRWTGILDSGLGDEYTVIEEGLNSRTTVWDDPLKGSQKNGLKYLIPCLASHKPLDLVVLMLGTNDMKHRFSLPTTEIARGINVLVEVILRSESGTNGLSPEILLLAPPFLLEATGFDDEFRNSYNKSQKLPGYVEKIAKEHGCYFLDTSKIMVASELDGVHPAVVEHKKLGRALIKEVSSILG; encoded by the coding sequence TTGATAAAAAGAAGAAGGGTGCTGTGTTTCGGTGATTCAATCACTTGGGGTTTTAATCCAATGGATCAGATGCGAATGAATGAAGATAAAAGATGGACTGGAATACTCGATAGTGGATTGGGTGATGAATACACCGTTATTGAAGAAGGCTTAAACAGTAGAACAACAGTTTGGGACGATCCATTAAAGGGTTCCCAAAAAAATGGTTTAAAATATTTAATACCCTGTCTTGCAAGTCATAAACCCCTTGATCTTGTGGTTCTCATGCTTGGAACCAACGATATGAAACATAGGTTTTCACTGCCCACAACAGAAATTGCAAGGGGAATAAACGTTCTTGTAGAGGTCATACTTAGAAGTGAATCAGGAACCAATGGTTTGAGTCCTGAAATTCTTTTACTAGCACCACCCTTCCTTTTAGAAGCAACTGGATTTGATGACGAGTTTAGAAATTCCTACAACAAATCCCAAAAGTTACCTGGCTACGTAGAGAAAATTGCAAAAGAGCATGGCTGTTACTTTCTGGACACTTCAAAGATCATGGTTGCAAGTGAACTTGACGGTGTTCATCCAGCTGTAGTTGAACATAAAAAACTTGGTAGAGCCCTGATCAAAGAAGTTTCTTCCATACTAGGATAA
- a CDS encoding potassium/proton antiporter codes for MISEQFILFGSVLLFICIVISKTSHRLGIPSLLFFLLIGMLAGSEGIGGIYFDNPSITQFIGIIALVIILFSGGLDTKFSEIKPILGQGLILATVGVFITAILTGIFLYWFLHIPLLESLLIGSIISSTDAAAIFAIFNSKKMGLKNNIAPLLELESGTNDPMAYFLVTTLIFLIINPTTSLTAMVILLIKSLGLGILVGFFFGKGSVWIINNIKLHTEGLYSVFTLAIAFLTFSVSYFIGGNGFLSVYIAALILGNSHFVHKTEQIQFFDGIALLMQIIMFLTLGLLVFPSQIVPVLGIGIFVSVVLILVARPVAVFLCLIPFKVGFKDKIFISWVGIKGAVPIIFATYPIVAGIAGSEIIFNIIFFITIISALVQGSTIEILSKYLGLYIPNKEN; via the coding sequence ATGATATCAGAACAGTTCATCTTATTTGGGTCAGTATTACTTTTTATTTGCATTGTTATAAGCAAAACTTCCCACCGCCTCGGAATACCCTCACTGTTATTTTTCCTTTTAATTGGAATGTTAGCAGGTTCGGAAGGTATCGGAGGAATTTATTTCGACAATCCAAGTATTACACAGTTCATAGGAATAATAGCATTGGTAATCATCCTTTTTTCAGGAGGTTTAGATACCAAATTCAGCGAAATAAAACCCATACTGGGACAGGGACTCATTCTCGCAACTGTGGGCGTGTTCATAACTGCAATTTTGACCGGAATTTTCCTATACTGGTTTTTACATATCCCTCTTCTTGAATCGTTGCTCATAGGTTCGATAATATCATCCACCGACGCTGCTGCAATATTTGCAATATTTAACTCGAAGAAAATGGGGTTAAAAAATAATATTGCACCTTTATTAGAACTTGAAAGTGGAACCAACGATCCCATGGCCTACTTCCTAGTGACCACCCTCATCTTTTTAATAATAAACCCCACCACTTCACTCACAGCCATGGTAATTCTCCTAATAAAATCCTTGGGTTTGGGAATTTTAGTCGGGTTCTTCTTCGGTAAGGGAAGTGTATGGATAATTAACAACATCAAACTCCATACAGAGGGGCTTTACTCGGTTTTCACACTTGCAATTGCCTTTTTAACCTTCTCAGTATCGTACTTCATAGGTGGAAATGGTTTTTTAAGTGTTTACATTGCAGCACTAATTCTTGGAAACAGCCACTTCGTGCATAAAACTGAACAAATACAATTCTTTGATGGTATAGCATTATTAATGCAAATTATAATGTTTTTAACCCTAGGACTCCTTGTCTTCCCCTCCCAAATCGTACCTGTCCTTGGAATAGGAATTTTCGTTTCAGTGGTTTTAATATTAGTTGCTAGACCAGTAGCTGTTTTCCTGTGTCTTATACCATTCAAGGTTGGATTTAAAGATAAAATATTCATTTCATGGGTGGGTATCAAGGGTGCTGTACCCATCATATTTGCAACTTATCCAATTGTTGCAGGCATAGCAGGTTCAGAGATAATTTTTAACATCATATTCTTCATCACCATAATATCTGCCCTTGTACAAGGATCCACCATAGAAATCCTGTCCAAGTACTTGGGACTGTACATTCCAAACAAGGAAAATTAG